The stretch of DNA GACAGGGAGAAATCTCTACCTATGGCTTAGTTTATTCAACCATTTTTACGATCGTAATTGTGTTTGCAGGTATTTTGATTTTTAATAAAACAGAAAGAAGTTTTGTGGATACGATCTAAACGTATTCTAAAAATATAAAGACTATAGTATATGTCTGATATTGTATTAAGTGTTGAAAATTTATCCAAGCAGTATCGTGTTGGCGAGATAAGCACAGGAACTTTGTCTAATGATATGAAGCGTTGGTGGGCACAATTACGTGGCAAAGAAGATCCTTTTAGTTTGGTTGGACAGGTCAACGATCGAACCAAAAAGTCTGAATCTGATTTTGTTTGGGCCTTAAAAGACATTAACTTTCAGGTACAAAGAGGCGACGTTCTAGGGATTGTCGGCAAAAATGGAGCGGGCAAATCTACCCTCCTAAAATTAATTTCTAGAATAACCTCGCCTACAACAGGAAGTATAAAAGCAAGAGGCAGAATTGCTTCTTTGTTAGAAGTTGGAACAGGAATGCACCCTGAAATGACAGCTAGGGAGAACATCTATCTGAATGGTGCAATTATGGGAATGACCAAAAGGGAAATATCTCGCAAATTTGATGAAATTGTTGATTTTGCAGGCTGTGCTTTATATGTTGATACGCCCGTTAAGCGTTATTCTTCGGGGATGCGGGTGCGCTTAGGCTTTGCCGTTGCCGCTTTTTTAGAACCCGAAATATTAATCGTTGATGAGGTCTTAGCAGTTGGTGATGCCGAATTTCAAAAAAAGGCGATCGGAAAAATGAAGGATGTGAGTAGCGGAGAGGGTCGAACTGTTTTGTTTGTTAGCCATAATATGGAGTCTATAGAAGCGCTGTGTACCAGTTGTACCGTTCTTAAAAATGGAACTGTCCTAAGTCATGGTAAGACGAATGATATGATTGAGTTGTATTTAAATGATAATCGAGAAAAAACAACTCAACTATTGGGGCATCGTACGGATCGTAAGGGCAACGGACGTTATAGAATTATGGACACCACTGTTTGTACCAATAATCAGCCTACAGGTTATTTGAAGGTTGGGCAACAGGGGCAAATTATATTGGACGTTGTTCAAAAAGATAACGTAAAGATTCCTATTAGTATTAGCATTGGTATTCACGATTCGAAAGGTATTCGAGTGTCTACTTTGTCTTCTATGTTTTTTCCTGAAACCTTGTCTATTGATCGAAATTTTAAGGTAGAGTTTGCCTTGGATAAGGTAGCTTTGTATGCTGGAGAATATTTTTGTAATGTCTTTTTGAGAGAGGGCGAACAAGGAGATATTGTAGATTGGGTACAAGATGCTTTTATCCTTCGTATAGAGGGAGGCGATTTTTATGGTGCTGGAAAAAATAATGTGTCACAAGGTGATAAAGTGTTTATTAATCATAAAATTAATTTGATTTAATGAAGTATCTATTTATTGGAGGTTGCGGAAGATCAGGAACTTCTTTTGTTCAAAAGATAATTATTTCTCATTCAAAGATAAAAGGAGGACCAGAGTTTGATTTCCTTCAACCTTTGTTGACTACTTACAAAAGGATGATCACACCTTTTCACTTAGAGCGGCAACAATATTTTTATGATAGAGCATCATTAGACCAATACTTAAGAACCTTTATTGATAGTGCTTTATTAAATAAGCATAAAGATGAAGCTAACATTGAGTTCTTTTCAGAAAAAACGCCTAATAATATAGATGTTGCAGAACAATTATTAACCTTATTCCCCGATGCTTTTTTTATTAATATAATTAGAGATGGAAGGGACGTTTTAGTTTCTCACTTTGATGTAGAAGCACGATTTATAAAATCTGGAACGCCCTATAACAAACAAAATTTTGCATTAGAAAAAGTTTGCAACCTTTGGAATAAAAGTGTAAACACCTATTTTGAATTAGCAAAAAAAGAGCAGTTTAAGGATCGAGTTATTAACTTGATTTATGAAGATTTATTGCAACATCCAGAACGAGAACTCGCTAGAATTTGCCAACAAATAGGAATTGATTTGGAACCCGATATGCTCAGTCCTGGCAAAAAAAAGGTAGAGGATGGTCCTTTGCAAGTGGATAATATTTGGCACACCAAGGCAATGTTAAATGCTAATTTTGACACCTCTAAAATAGGAAGATGGAAAGGAAAGTTGAGCTTCCTACAAAAGAGAAAAGCAGAAAAACTAATGCAAGCTAATTTGAAACGATTGAATTATCTATAAGTAAGAGTATATGTGTGGAATTTCAGGTGTTGTCTATTTTAATGAGATAGAAGTATCTCATGAAATCATCTCTGATTTTAATAATCAGTTGGTTCATCGTGGTCCAGATGGATATGATGTCTGGGTTGATAAAGATTTGAATATTGGTTTAGGGCATCGTCGTTTATCGATTTTAGACTTATCCGAAAAGGCGAGTCAACCCATGTCTTTTGCCAACG from Aureispira anguillae encodes:
- a CDS encoding ABC transporter ATP-binding protein, which produces MSDIVLSVENLSKQYRVGEISTGTLSNDMKRWWAQLRGKEDPFSLVGQVNDRTKKSESDFVWALKDINFQVQRGDVLGIVGKNGAGKSTLLKLISRITSPTTGSIKARGRIASLLEVGTGMHPEMTARENIYLNGAIMGMTKREISRKFDEIVDFAGCALYVDTPVKRYSSGMRVRLGFAVAAFLEPEILIVDEVLAVGDAEFQKKAIGKMKDVSSGEGRTVLFVSHNMESIEALCTSCTVLKNGTVLSHGKTNDMIELYLNDNREKTTQLLGHRTDRKGNGRYRIMDTTVCTNNQPTGYLKVGQQGQIILDVVQKDNVKIPISISIGIHDSKGIRVSTLSSMFFPETLSIDRNFKVEFALDKVALYAGEYFCNVFLREGEQGDIVDWVQDAFILRIEGGDFYGAGKNNVSQGDKVFINHKINLI
- a CDS encoding sulfotransferase family protein; the encoded protein is MKYLFIGGCGRSGTSFVQKIIISHSKIKGGPEFDFLQPLLTTYKRMITPFHLERQQYFYDRASLDQYLRTFIDSALLNKHKDEANIEFFSEKTPNNIDVAEQLLTLFPDAFFINIIRDGRDVLVSHFDVEARFIKSGTPYNKQNFALEKVCNLWNKSVNTYFELAKKEQFKDRVINLIYEDLLQHPERELARICQQIGIDLEPDMLSPGKKKVEDGPLQVDNIWHTKAMLNANFDTSKIGRWKGKLSFLQKRKAEKLMQANLKRLNYL